From a region of the Bermanella marisrubri genome:
- a CDS encoding ABC transporter transmembrane domain-containing protein, whose product MLRWLWGFVGPYRSRLIVALIALVLTSALTLSLGQGVKLLVDEGFAAGSHEGLKDSLQIMLVLIVALALGAYFRFFMVSWIGERVVADIRKRLYGHLLTLTPSFFEDNLAGEIQSRVTTDTALLQTVIGSSLSFALRNVLIFVGGLVLMFISNLKLSLMVIAVVPLIVFPLIFIGRKVKRLSKQSQDEVASVGAWAGESLQNIKVVQAFTRESHVAEQFDQGAEQAFAVALQRIRYRAFLIALVMIMVMGAITAMLYVGGSDVISGELSAGDLSAFVFYAVMVAGSLAAVTEVYGELQRAAGAVERIRELLATQPTILDKGGETVVKDHSGSAAIELNNVSFAYPSRPDQWALQDVSLKIQAGQSTALVGPSGAGKSTLFDLLLHFREPQKGDIFINNQNIADYPLAMLRNMYALVPQNPVLFSSNVWDNIRFAKPDATDQEVIDACKAAHAYDFIMALPEQFDSFLGEQGVKLSGGQKQRIAIARAILRDPDVLLLDEATSALDAQSEFWVQQALNELMRDRTTLIIAHRLSTVRHVDQIALFDQGRITAVGNHSQLMQNSDLYKRLAELQFQGETEA is encoded by the coding sequence ATGTTGCGTTGGCTTTGGGGATTCGTGGGTCCATATCGCAGTCGTTTGATTGTGGCTTTAATTGCTTTGGTGCTAACAAGTGCTTTGACCTTGTCACTGGGTCAAGGGGTAAAGTTATTGGTGGATGAAGGGTTTGCGGCGGGGTCTCACGAGGGTTTAAAAGACTCATTGCAAATCATGTTGGTGCTTATTGTGGCATTGGCTTTGGGGGCGTACTTTCGATTTTTCATGGTGTCTTGGATTGGCGAAAGAGTGGTAGCGGATATTCGCAAGAGACTATATGGTCATCTACTAACGCTAACGCCCAGCTTTTTTGAGGACAATCTAGCGGGAGAAATTCAAAGTCGTGTCACGACCGACACAGCCTTGCTGCAAACGGTTATTGGTTCTTCACTTTCTTTTGCATTAAGGAATGTTCTCATTTTTGTTGGTGGCTTGGTATTGATGTTTATTAGCAATCTAAAACTAAGTCTTATGGTTATTGCTGTAGTGCCGCTTATTGTATTTCCGTTAATCTTTATCGGTCGAAAGGTTAAGCGCTTATCCAAGCAGAGTCAGGATGAAGTCGCATCAGTAGGAGCGTGGGCCGGTGAAAGTCTTCAGAACATCAAAGTAGTACAAGCTTTCACGCGTGAAAGCCATGTCGCAGAGCAATTTGATCAAGGAGCAGAGCAGGCGTTTGCCGTTGCCTTACAACGCATTCGTTATCGAGCTTTCTTGATTGCGCTCGTGATGATCATGGTTATGGGGGCTATCACGGCTATGTTGTACGTTGGCGGTAGTGATGTCATTAGTGGCGAATTAAGCGCAGGTGATTTATCAGCATTTGTTTTTTATGCTGTGATGGTGGCGGGCTCACTGGCTGCGGTGACTGAAGTCTATGGGGAGCTGCAGCGAGCTGCAGGTGCGGTAGAACGTATTCGCGAACTACTTGCCACGCAACCGACGATTTTAGATAAGGGTGGTGAGACAGTAGTAAAAGATCATAGTGGCAGTGCAGCCATTGAGCTAAACAATGTAAGTTTTGCGTATCCTAGTCGGCCTGATCAATGGGCACTACAGGATGTATCTTTGAAAATTCAGGCTGGTCAAAGTACTGCTTTAGTTGGTCCATCTGGCGCGGGTAAATCCACGTTATTTGATTTGTTGTTACATTTCAGAGAACCGCAAAAAGGCGATATCTTTATTAACAATCAAAACATCGCTGATTACCCTTTGGCTATGCTACGTAATATGTATGCGCTCGTGCCGCAAAACCCGGTACTTTTCAGTAGTAATGTTTGGGATAATATTCGCTTTGCAAAACCAGATGCCACAGATCAAGAAGTGATTGACGCCTGTAAAGCAGCCCATGCTTACGACTTTATTATGGCGCTTCCAGAACAGTTTGATAGTTTCTTGGGCGAGCAGGGCGTTAAGCTATCAGGCGGTCAGAAACAACGTATAGCCATTGCGCGTGCCATATTACGTGATCCTGATGTATTACTATTGGATGAGGCCACGAGTGCCTTGGACGCACAGAGTGAGTTTTGGGTTCAGCAGGCTTTGAACGAGCTTATGCGTGATCGCACAACACTCATCATTGCCCATCGTTTGTCTACCGTTCGTCATGTGGATCAAATTGCGCTATTCGATCAAGGGCGTATCACGGCTGTGGGCAATCACAGTCAATTGATGCAAAATTCAGACTTGTATAAGCGTTTAGCAGAGCTTCAGTTTCAGGGGGAAACTGAAGCGTAA
- a CDS encoding DMT family transporter, translating to MNSWLLLMVAILAEVIGTSSLKASEGFTKLWPSIGTVIGFSIAFYCLSLTLKVIPVGVAYAVWAGLGIVLITLIGWWLFGQTLDWAAVLGMGLIVTGVVIMNVFSKSVSH from the coding sequence ATGAATAGCTGGTTACTCTTAATGGTCGCGATTCTTGCCGAAGTTATTGGAACATCGTCATTGAAAGCAAGTGAAGGCTTCACCAAACTCTGGCCGAGTATTGGCACTGTCATCGGTTTCTCAATTGCATTCTATTGTCTGTCTTTGACGTTAAAGGTCATTCCTGTTGGCGTTGCCTACGCTGTTTGGGCTGGTTTGGGTATTGTCTTGATTACTCTGATCGGATGGTGGCTGTTTGGTCAAACATTAGATTGGGCTGCAGTATTAGGAATGGGGCTTATTGTTACAGGTGTTGTAATAATGAATGTTTTTTCCAAAAGTGTGAGCCACTAA
- a CDS encoding Dps family protein, producing the protein MSTDIDIGIEKGQREKIAEGLKRLLADSYTLYLQTHNFHWNVTGPQFRELHLMFEEHYTELAQAVDDIAERIRTLGVAAPGTYKEFARLSSVEEVEGVPSAETMLELLTKGHEQVVKTCREVLKVADSGDDESTLALVSDRMRIHEKTAWMLRASQR; encoded by the coding sequence ATGTCTACGGATATCGATATTGGTATTGAAAAGGGTCAAAGAGAAAAGATCGCAGAAGGCCTAAAGCGATTGCTAGCTGATTCATATACGCTATATCTACAAACCCATAACTTTCACTGGAATGTAACTGGCCCTCAGTTCCGTGAGCTGCATCTGATGTTTGAGGAACACTACACCGAGCTCGCTCAAGCGGTGGACGACATTGCAGAGCGTATTCGTACATTGGGTGTAGCAGCGCCTGGCACTTATAAAGAGTTTGCGCGACTGAGCTCCGTAGAGGAAGTAGAAGGCGTTCCGAGCGCTGAAACCATGCTTGAACTGCTAACTAAAGGCCACGAGCAAGTGGTCAAAACCTGTCGCGAAGTATTGAAAGTTGCAGACAGCGGTGACGATGAATCAACACTGGCTCTTGTTTCTGACCGCATGCGTATTCATGAAAAAACGGCTTGGATGTTACGCGCAAGCCAACGCTAA
- a CDS encoding ABC transporter ATP-binding protein has protein sequence MFSFFERLINPYPSQEPQQPPDTLWAFCRHYTKGMWVPLVIMTVLTACLAMFEVYLFGVLGDLVDWLVDKDPKTLFQDEGDRLVLIGLMLVVVMPLLVMVHAMIVHQTLLGNFPMSIRYLAHRYLLKQSLSFYQDEFAGRIATKVLQTSLALRESIMKLLNVMVYILVYFTSMVFVVAQADWRMAMPIFGWLALYIVAQWYFIPKLKDISTKQADARSDMTGRIVDTYTNIMTVKLFSHNARETQYAKDAMDGFMGTVYKQMRLAVGLNVSVHVINYFLVFAIGALGIYLWVNNAITAGAIAIAVSLSLRLNGMAQWIMWEVSSLFENIGTVADGMKTLSKPQSIQDKLDAKPLTISQGEIHLKHVRFAYEKANSQNNAIQDWVFDDLDLRIKPGEKVGVVGRSGAGKSTLVNLLLRFYDVQEGEILIDGQNIAEVKQESLRQHIAMVTQDTSLLHRSVRDNILYGRPDATESEMLEATKQAQAFDFVQSLSDVKGGRGFDAQVGERGVKLSGGQRQRIAIARVLLKDAPILILDEATSALDSEVEAAIQESLTDLMQGKTVIAIAHRLSTIAAMDRLIVMDQGRIVDEGTHEELLAREGIYRQLWSHQTGGFLGDE, from the coding sequence ATGTTTTCATTTTTTGAGCGTCTAATTAACCCATATCCTAGTCAAGAGCCTCAGCAACCTCCCGATACACTTTGGGCTTTTTGTCGTCATTATACCAAGGGGATGTGGGTGCCCTTGGTGATTATGACTGTACTCACGGCATGTCTGGCCATGTTCGAGGTCTATTTGTTTGGCGTTCTGGGGGATTTGGTTGATTGGCTAGTAGATAAGGATCCCAAGACGTTGTTTCAAGACGAGGGAGACCGTCTGGTTTTAATCGGTTTAATGTTGGTGGTTGTCATGCCTTTGCTCGTCATGGTGCACGCCATGATCGTACATCAAACATTACTGGGTAATTTCCCCATGTCCATCCGATATTTAGCGCATCGCTATTTACTGAAGCAAAGTCTGTCGTTTTATCAGGATGAGTTTGCCGGTCGTATCGCCACTAAGGTTTTACAAACGTCATTAGCACTGCGCGAAAGTATTATGAAGCTGCTCAATGTCATGGTTTATATTCTTGTGTATTTCACTTCCATGGTTTTTGTTGTTGCACAAGCAGATTGGCGCATGGCCATGCCAATATTCGGTTGGTTGGCGTTATACATTGTGGCTCAGTGGTATTTCATTCCTAAGCTTAAAGATATCTCAACAAAGCAAGCAGATGCGCGCAGTGATATGACAGGGCGCATTGTCGATACATATACCAACATTATGACCGTGAAATTATTTAGCCATAACGCTCGTGAAACCCAATATGCAAAAGACGCTATGGACGGATTCATGGGCACGGTTTATAAGCAAATGCGTTTAGCCGTGGGTCTTAACGTTAGCGTCCATGTGATTAATTATTTCCTCGTATTTGCCATTGGAGCCTTAGGCATTTATCTCTGGGTGAACAATGCCATTACTGCTGGTGCTATTGCCATTGCGGTGAGCTTATCTCTTCGACTAAATGGCATGGCTCAATGGATAATGTGGGAGGTAAGTAGTTTATTCGAAAATATAGGCACTGTTGCAGACGGGATGAAAACCTTGTCTAAGCCACAAAGTATTCAAGATAAACTGGATGCTAAGCCATTAACTATTTCACAAGGCGAGATTCATCTTAAACATGTACGTTTTGCCTACGAAAAAGCCAACTCTCAAAATAATGCCATTCAAGACTGGGTTTTTGATGATCTAGATTTGCGTATTAAACCCGGTGAGAAAGTGGGTGTTGTAGGACGTAGTGGTGCTGGAAAATCGACTCTCGTGAATTTACTTCTGCGTTTTTATGATGTTCAAGAAGGTGAAATACTTATTGATGGACAAAACATCGCAGAGGTAAAACAAGAAAGTTTGCGACAGCATATCGCCATGGTGACACAGGATACGTCACTACTTCATCGTAGCGTACGAGATAATATTTTGTATGGACGACCTGATGCAACGGAAAGCGAAATGTTAGAAGCAACCAAGCAAGCCCAAGCGTTTGACTTTGTGCAATCTTTGTCTGATGTGAAAGGCGGTAGAGGGTTCGATGCACAAGTGGGAGAGCGTGGTGTAAAGCTTTCTGGCGGCCAGCGACAACGCATTGCCATTGCTCGGGTCTTATTAAAAGACGCGCCAATTTTGATTCTTGATGAAGCAACGTCTGCCTTAGATAGTGAAGTGGAAGCAGCAATACAAGAAAGTCTAACGGATTTGATGCAAGGTAAAACGGTGATTGCCATTGCCCACCGTCTCTCAACGATTGCTGCCATGGATCGATTAATTGTAATGGACCAAGGGCGTATCGTGGATGAGGGTACTCACGAAGAATTGCTTGCCCGTGAGGGTATTTATCGTCAGTTATGGTCCCATCAAACCGGTGGCTTTTTAGGTGATGAGTAG
- a CDS encoding LysR family transcriptional regulator, with the protein MNIELRHLKTLLALDQTGSLVEAAAHIHLTQSALSHQLKELEGRLDQPLFYRKTKPVRFTPAGQRLLELAQAVIPQIESTERDLSRIRQGRKGRLNITIECHSCYDWLMPTLNEFRGHWPEVELDMLGGFHFDSIAKLKNGELDLVVTSDPKNDDEIAYLPLFKYQAMLIVAPEHELAQKTVIEPHDLSKETLITYPVDCSSLDIFQCFLTPAGIEPGHLRQVELTMMMVQLVASGRGVCCLPNWAIYDYVRQGFVTAKPLGRHGVFRTLYAAVRAEQAENAFIQDFKTIAQRVCHQHLEGIKPA; encoded by the coding sequence ATGAATATCGAGCTTCGACACTTAAAGACTTTACTGGCGCTAGACCAAACGGGCTCGCTAGTTGAAGCAGCTGCACACATTCACTTAACTCAGAGTGCTTTAAGTCACCAACTAAAAGAGTTAGAGGGTCGTCTCGACCAGCCGCTTTTTTATCGCAAAACCAAACCAGTTCGTTTTACACCAGCGGGACAACGCTTGCTCGAACTTGCTCAAGCTGTTATCCCACAAATTGAATCAACTGAGCGAGACTTATCTCGCATTCGACAAGGCCGAAAAGGCCGCTTGAATATCACCATCGAATGCCACAGCTGTTACGACTGGCTGATGCCAACTCTCAACGAGTTTCGAGGTCACTGGCCAGAAGTGGAACTCGATATGCTCGGCGGCTTTCACTTTGACTCCATCGCAAAACTAAAAAATGGCGAATTAGATTTGGTTGTAACGTCTGATCCTAAAAACGATGACGAAATTGCTTATTTGCCATTGTTTAAATATCAAGCAATGTTGATCGTCGCGCCGGAACATGAACTGGCACAAAAAACCGTCATTGAACCACATGACTTGAGTAAAGAGACGCTGATCACTTACCCTGTTGATTGCTCAAGCCTCGATATTTTCCAATGCTTCTTAACGCCAGCCGGCATTGAACCTGGTCATTTAAGACAAGTGGAATTGACTATGATGATGGTTCAACTCGTTGCCAGTGGTCGGGGAGTTTGCTGCCTTCCCAATTGGGCCATCTATGATTATGTCCGTCAGGGTTTTGTGACTGCCAAACCACTTGGACGTCATGGTGTATTTAGAACGCTTTATGCAGCGGTCCGAGCGGAACAGGCTGAGAATGCCTTTATTCAAGATTTTAAAACCATTGCACAGCGCGTTTGCCATCAACATTTAGAAGGCATCAAACCAGCATAA
- a CDS encoding ATP-binding protein has protein sequence MSHLTSNEDASRALNHIHQHLETLNHTELHQRLSSPVYSHYSASIKLPALSKLEQARLKHFQYVAVADSSLVVFRLAGNGLLSMHWEQFWDAYMTLAEAEGIVPIERQPAFTSQRLFILILVVLVATGLFVYFLVSGFEMNLEQLQRASSRIANGHLNSRVKVDEEKKNTDPFSRLGFAFNRMANQIQRLMGVQREMIRAVSHELRTPVARMRFGIQMLEDSTDDQFVHKQLHAMDNDLQELDELVDEILTYARLEEGGPILEFERNNMLDLVHQIVEETRRRTDKVTIQAHSDTVNEARIFSDIEYRYLHRAVQNLVGNACRYAKSQVHIEYHCDEQVCRIDVEDDGEGIPEKDWERVFTPFTRLDDSRTRSSGGYGLGLSIVQRIIYWHGGQASVGRSRWGGAKMSLVWPQYREH, from the coding sequence ATGTCTCATTTAACGTCAAATGAAGATGCCTCCAGAGCTCTCAATCACATTCATCAACACCTTGAGACACTGAATCACACTGAGCTTCATCAGCGCCTTTCCTCACCTGTATATTCTCATTATTCAGCCAGTATAAAACTGCCAGCGTTGTCAAAATTAGAGCAAGCGCGTTTGAAGCATTTCCAATATGTTGCAGTAGCGGATAGTTCTTTGGTGGTTTTTCGCTTGGCAGGCAATGGCTTATTGTCCATGCACTGGGAGCAATTCTGGGATGCCTATATGACTTTGGCCGAGGCTGAGGGCATAGTACCTATTGAACGTCAACCCGCCTTTACGTCGCAACGGCTGTTTATATTGATACTGGTTGTATTGGTTGCAACTGGGTTGTTCGTTTATTTCTTAGTTTCTGGTTTTGAAATGAATCTTGAGCAACTGCAGCGAGCCAGTTCGCGCATCGCCAATGGACACTTAAATTCTCGAGTAAAAGTGGATGAGGAAAAAAAGAATACAGATCCATTTTCTCGCTTAGGCTTTGCGTTCAACCGCATGGCAAATCAAATTCAACGCCTCATGGGAGTGCAGAGAGAAATGATTCGAGCGGTGAGTCATGAGTTACGCACTCCTGTTGCACGCATGCGATTTGGTATTCAAATGCTAGAAGATTCAACCGATGATCAATTTGTCCATAAGCAATTGCATGCAATGGACAATGACTTACAGGAGTTGGATGAATTAGTTGATGAAATCCTAACCTATGCCCGGTTAGAAGAGGGTGGTCCAATACTAGAATTTGAACGCAACAATATGTTGGATCTGGTGCATCAAATTGTAGAAGAGACTCGTCGCAGAACGGACAAGGTTACTATTCAAGCTCACTCAGATACGGTAAACGAAGCACGAATTTTTTCAGACATTGAGTACCGCTATTTACATCGAGCGGTTCAAAATCTAGTGGGCAATGCGTGTCGGTATGCCAAAAGTCAGGTCCATATTGAATACCATTGTGACGAGCAGGTGTGCCGTATCGATGTAGAGGATGATGGTGAAGGTATACCTGAGAAAGACTGGGAGCGCGTATTTACGCCGTTTACTCGCCTTGATGATTCTCGTACTCGATCGTCTGGTGGCTATGGCTTAGGTCTGTCCATTGTGCAGCGCATTATCTATTGGCATGGCGGACAAGCCAGTGTCGGGCGCAGTCGTTGGGGTGGCGCGAAAATGAGTTTGGTGTGGCCGCAATATCGTGAGCATTAG
- a CDS encoding response regulator: protein MTTESMQHTEESWHIMIVEDDERLSDLTRDYLVSNGMQVSVEADGARAVDRIKDEQPDLVILDLMLPGEDGLSVCRLVRPSYKGPILMLTARDDDLDQVLGLEMGADDYLTKPVRPRVLLARIRALLRRLKDNPSVAGQNVDGEESQTRVTFANLVVDNSMREAWLNDDPIELTSAEFDLLWLLSSNAGRVLSREEIFTALRGIEYDGQDRSIDVRVSRIRPKIGDDPVNPKRIKTVRSKGYLFVKEI from the coding sequence ATGACGACGGAGTCGATGCAACACACTGAGGAAAGCTGGCACATTATGATCGTTGAGGATGACGAGCGTTTGTCTGACTTGACTAGGGACTACTTGGTATCAAATGGTATGCAAGTCAGTGTTGAAGCGGATGGTGCGCGCGCAGTGGATCGTATTAAGGATGAGCAGCCCGACCTTGTGATTTTAGATTTGATGTTACCCGGAGAAGACGGCTTATCCGTTTGCCGCTTGGTTCGCCCCAGTTATAAAGGACCGATTCTCATGCTAACAGCGCGTGATGATGATTTAGACCAAGTGCTGGGCTTGGAAATGGGCGCTGACGACTATTTAACTAAACCCGTTCGTCCTAGAGTATTGCTGGCGCGTATTCGTGCTTTGTTACGTCGATTAAAAGATAACCCATCTGTTGCAGGTCAAAACGTAGACGGTGAGGAAAGTCAAACCCGTGTTACCTTTGCCAATTTGGTCGTCGACAATAGTATGAGAGAGGCTTGGCTCAATGATGATCCAATAGAGCTAACCAGCGCTGAATTTGATTTGCTTTGGTTGTTAAGCTCGAATGCAGGGCGAGTATTGAGTCGTGAAGAGATCTTCACTGCGTTACGTGGTATTGAATATGATGGACAGGATCGTTCTATTGATGTTCGCGTTAGTCGTATTCGTCCTAAAATTGGTGACGATCCAGTTAATCCGAAACGTATTAAGACCGTGCGAAGCAAAGGATATTTGTTTGTTAAAGAGATTTAG
- the nrdA gene encoding class 1a ribonucleoside-diphosphate reductase subunit alpha codes for MSSTLHVTKRDGNRAPLDLDKIHKVLTWAAEGLENVSVSEVELRAQIQFSDGISTSDIHETLIKSAADLISENTPDYQYMAARLNIFHLRKKAYGQFEPPALYEHVAKLVDMDRYDRHLLEDYTKEEFDEMEGFIEHGRDLNFAYAAVKQLEGKYLAQNRVTGEVFESPQFLYVLIGACLFANYEKSNRMDYVRRFYDAVSTFKLSLPTPIMAGVRTPTRQFSSCVLIETDDSLDSINAAAGSIVKYVSQRAGIGINAGRIRALGSPIRGGEAFHTGCIPFYKHFQTAVKSCSQGGVRGGAATLFYPIWHLEVESLLVLKNNRGVEENRVRHLDYGVQINKLMYERLIKGGNITLFSPSDVPGLYDAFFEDQAKFEELYVKYEQDDSIRKQTIKAMELFSILLQERASTGRIYIQNVDHCNTHSPFNPEHAPIRQSNLCLEIALPTKPLKDINDKDGEIALCTLAAFNLGALENLDELEELSDIIVRALDNLLSYQDYPMAAAEIASESRRTLGVGVINYAYYLAKNGVKYSDGSANGLTHQTFEAIQYYLLKASNQLAKEVGACAKFNETTYSQGILPIDTYKKDLDKVCEEELRYDWEALRGEIKTHGLRNSTLTALMPSETSSQISNATNGIEPPRGYISIKASKDGILKQVVPEYQKLKNNYELLWNWPSNDGYLQLVGIMQKFVDQAISANTNYDPSRFEGGKVPMKLLMKDLLTTYKLGLKTLYYHNTRDGASDAQDDMADDCAGGACKI; via the coding sequence ATGAGCAGCACTCTTCATGTGACAAAGCGAGATGGAAATCGTGCACCATTGGATTTGGACAAAATCCACAAGGTGTTAACTTGGGCCGCAGAGGGATTGGAAAACGTCTCTGTGTCCGAAGTAGAACTGCGTGCGCAAATTCAATTCAGTGATGGTATTTCTACCAGTGATATCCATGAAACGTTGATCAAGTCTGCTGCTGATCTAATTTCTGAAAATACGCCTGATTATCAATACATGGCGGCGCGTTTGAACATCTTCCATTTGCGTAAAAAAGCTTATGGTCAGTTCGAACCCCCAGCTCTCTACGAGCATGTGGCAAAACTGGTTGATATGGATCGCTATGACCGCCACTTGCTTGAGGACTATACAAAAGAAGAATTCGATGAGATGGAAGGTTTCATCGAACACGGCCGTGACCTGAACTTCGCCTATGCTGCGGTGAAGCAATTAGAAGGTAAATACTTGGCGCAAAACCGTGTAACTGGCGAAGTATTCGAAAGCCCACAGTTTCTATACGTATTGATTGGCGCATGTCTTTTCGCTAATTATGAAAAGTCGAATCGTATGGATTATGTTCGTCGCTTCTATGACGCGGTTTCTACATTTAAGCTTTCTCTACCTACACCAATCATGGCGGGCGTACGTACACCAACTCGTCAATTTAGCTCTTGTGTATTGATTGAAACCGATGACAGCCTAGATTCTATTAACGCGGCGGCTGGTTCTATCGTTAAATATGTCAGCCAGCGCGCTGGTATTGGCATCAATGCTGGTCGCATTCGCGCACTTGGAAGTCCAATCCGTGGTGGTGAAGCGTTCCACACAGGTTGTATTCCGTTCTATAAGCATTTCCAAACAGCAGTTAAGAGCTGCTCTCAAGGCGGAGTTCGCGGTGGTGCTGCTACCCTCTTCTATCCTATTTGGCACTTGGAAGTGGAATCTTTATTAGTACTTAAAAATAACCGTGGTGTAGAAGAAAACCGTGTTCGTCACTTGGACTACGGCGTGCAAATCAACAAACTCATGTATGAGCGCCTAATCAAAGGCGGCAACATTACTTTGTTTAGTCCGTCTGATGTACCTGGCTTGTACGATGCGTTCTTTGAAGACCAAGCCAAGTTTGAAGAACTGTACGTTAAATACGAACAAGACGACAGCATCCGTAAGCAAACCATTAAAGCGATGGAATTGTTCTCAATACTATTGCAAGAGCGTGCAAGCACGGGTCGTATTTACATCCAGAACGTGGACCACTGTAATACGCACAGTCCGTTCAACCCTGAACATGCACCGATTCGCCAGTCTAACTTGTGTTTAGAGATTGCGTTGCCAACTAAGCCATTGAAAGACATCAATGATAAAGACGGTGAAATTGCGCTTTGTACTCTAGCTGCCTTTAACCTAGGCGCTCTAGAAAACCTTGATGAACTAGAAGAGCTATCCGACATTATCGTGCGTGCTCTTGACAACTTATTAAGCTACCAAGACTACCCAATGGCCGCTGCAGAAATCGCTAGTGAGAGCCGTCGTACACTGGGTGTGGGCGTGATTAACTATGCCTACTATCTTGCCAAAAATGGCGTGAAGTACAGTGATGGTAGCGCCAACGGTTTAACGCACCAAACGTTTGAAGCAATTCAATACTACTTATTGAAAGCATCGAATCAACTAGCGAAAGAAGTAGGTGCATGCGCCAAGTTCAACGAGACCACTTACTCGCAAGGTATCCTACCAATCGATACCTACAAAAAAGATCTAGACAAAGTTTGTGAAGAAGAATTGCGTTACGACTGGGAAGCCTTACGTGGGGAAATCAAAACTCACGGCTTACGCAACTCAACACTCACCGCGTTGATGCCGTCAGAGACTTCATCGCAAATCAGTAACGCAACAAATGGTATTGAACCACCACGTGGTTACATCAGCATTAAAGCCTCTAAAGATGGTATCTTGAAACAAGTGGTGCCTGAATATCAGAAACTGAAAAACAACTATGAACTACTTTGGAACTGGCCAAGTAACGATGGTTATCTACAACTAGTAGGCATAATGCAGAAATTTGTGGATCAAGCCATCAGTGCCAATACCAACTACGATCCTAGTCGTTTTGAAGGTGGCAAGGTTCCAATGAAGTTGCTAATGAAAGATCTTCTAACCACTTACAAACTTGGATTGAAGACACTTTATTACCATAATACACGCGACGGCGCGTCTGATGCCCAAGATGACATGGCGGATGATTGTGCAGGCGGCGCTTGTAAGATCTAA
- the nrdB gene encoding class Ia ribonucleoside-diphosphate reductase subunit beta gives MSYQTFNRNTFDAFSQPMFFGENVNVSRYDTQKYKIFEQLIEKQLSFFWRPEEVDLSTDRKDFAALPEHEKHIFLSNLKYQTLLDSIQGRSPNVALLPIVSLPELETWIETWSFSETIHSRSYTHIIRNVISDPSKVFDDIVSNEYITKRAESVTKYYDDLIEGVTYYQNLGEGDHEINGETIHVSLRDLKRKLYLTMASVNVLEAIRFYVSFACSFAFAERTKMEGNAKIIKLIARDEALHLTGTQHMMQIWALGKDDPEMGEIANECKKQVIEIFREAAQQEKDWAEYLFKDGSMIGLNKDILCQYVEYITNQRLGAIGLDNIFETRQNPIPWINAWLVSDNVQVAPQEAEISSYLVGAIDSEVSLEDFSDIEL, from the coding sequence ATGAGCTATCAAACTTTCAACCGTAATACTTTCGATGCATTCAGTCAGCCAATGTTCTTTGGCGAGAATGTGAATGTGTCTCGCTATGACACCCAAAAATACAAAATTTTTGAACAGTTGATTGAAAAACAATTGTCTTTCTTTTGGCGTCCAGAAGAAGTAGATCTATCTACAGACCGCAAAGACTTTGCTGCATTACCTGAGCACGAAAAGCACATTTTCTTAAGCAATCTTAAATACCAAACACTTCTAGACAGTATTCAAGGTCGCTCACCTAACGTTGCGCTATTGCCAATTGTTTCATTACCAGAGCTAGAAACCTGGATTGAAACCTGGTCATTCAGTGAGACCATTCATAGTCGTTCATACACGCACATCATCCGCAATGTTATCTCCGACCCAAGCAAGGTATTTGATGACATCGTCAGCAACGAATACATCACTAAGCGTGCGGAAAGTGTAACCAAATACTATGACGATTTAATCGAAGGCGTTACCTACTACCAAAACCTTGGTGAAGGCGATCATGAAATTAATGGTGAAACCATTCATGTTTCTCTGCGTGATCTTAAGCGCAAGCTTTACCTTACCATGGCATCGGTAAACGTGCTTGAAGCGATTCGTTTTTACGTTAGCTTTGCTTGTAGTTTTGCGTTTGCTGAACGCACCAAAATGGAAGGCAACGCAAAAATCATCAAACTCATTGCTCGTGACGAAGCCCTTCACCTTACCGGTACTCAGCACATGATGCAGATTTGGGCTCTGGGTAAAGATGATCCTGAAATGGGTGAAATCGCCAACGAATGCAAAAAGCAAGTGATTGAGATCTTCCGTGAAGCGGCTCAGCAAGAAAAAGATTGGGCAGAATACCTATTTAAAGACGGCAGCATGATCGGTCTAAACAAAGATATTCTTTGCCAGTACGTTGAATACATCACCAACCAACGTCTTGGTGCCATTGGCTTGGATAACATCTTTGAAACCCGTCAAAACCCAATCCCATGGATTAACGCATGGTTGGTCAGTGACAATGTGCAAGTGGCACCACAAGAAGCGGAAATCAGCTCTTATTTAGTAGGCGCTATTGATAGTGAAGTTTCTTTGGAAGATTTCAGCGACATCGAACTATAA